Part of the Spinacia oleracea cultivar Varoflay chromosome 5, BTI_SOV_V1, whole genome shotgun sequence genome, gattaccatctgggatctcatgtgcacttcaaaggaacatcgcaaaaaacttattcgctcacttgacctcatctcagtccctacggacatcacacctgacttgttggttagccacgtcacgagagatgttgaggaaaaagcaatagtttttactgacaaagacttacctaaagaaggaggcgcccacaataaggctctttatctagtggttggatgcaaaggacaaaacatccccctagcactcgtagataacggttcggcggtaaatgtttgcccattgcgaaccgcccattgcttggggctaggaaataatgacttccaaacctccacgcaaggggtgcgagcctatgataactctcgaaggcccgcgttgggaaaaatcaacctcacaatacaaaccgggcctgtggcacgcaccacggagtttcagataattGACATCACGCCCattttcaacctcctcttaaggcgcccttggctccatgacttaggaggtgtggcttctaccttacaccagatggttaaacttaaccataacggggtaattctggaaatacgcgcccctcctcttgacgtcagttgtactatggtcggaacgaccgatgctgcaaaagacctttacggttttcaagtggatgaagtcatccaagtcattgaggactacaatttagcatttctagatccgcgagcgtcccgggtcatccctaaaatgttgctagctcaaggctatttcctgggaactccattgggcataaggaagaagaacaacatgttccatcccccacccaacaaaactactccctttggtctagtctatacaccaacggaggaagatattgctgccacttgtctaggctacgccttaagccagccaagacaaaacaaaccacccttcttcccccatgCCAAAGAACCCtcaacggtatgtttgtccgagaaggagaagaacacccatgctgcgacctccctgaaccctttgttcagaatggcctgctaaaacccggatttgagattttccatgactgtcatactatggatgaggcaccccacctcaccaagactgaaacagctgaaatattaaacaaccaagtgaaggaaatagtgcccttggtccaagtatgcatttaatgataagtctaataaatgcggttcagtattaattaacaagttaataaattcagtgagatcaagtgagctgaatgcctagctagaggccgcttcagttcaagtggaattaatgatattaatccacagcttactcttgactggacccgtagggtcacacaaatagtacgtaaacggatcaagtattaatggcattaaatactccatctatggatattcgggatcgacggatcttggtttcagtgggagctaagatcgtcaaaggcaagtaaatgaatactccggaaacgatgatattgccggaaacggaaatatggatcgtatcggaaatataaatattatccaagtcgtagatgttgccggaaacggaaacatggtacgtatcggaaaatattatcggaaatggaaatattgccgaaatcggaaatattaccggaaacggaaatattgtcagaatcggaaatattatcggaatcggaaaataattccggaaacggaaatattaaatatttgttcgaaacgtaaatttattccggaatcggaaatattaaatattgttcgtatcggaaataaattccagaatcgggaatttaatcggaagcgtatcgtacgaattagcatcggacgaggcctgccagacgaaggcccagcacgaagccggaccatcgcccagcaaaccaCACGCATCAATTACACACAGCCAAGCCCCGCCaaacccagcgcaaggccaggcccagcaaggccttggcgcgcacgGAGCAATATGGGCTGCAACATttgggctgcgagcgagtgcagctcgcgtgggccgcaaggcttgcgcgggtggtgctcgtgttcgtgctcgtgtacggttgtgtgcaatacaaatcctaaagctattagaatttgttccatgattaaatcctaatcctagtagatagattttatttaataagagtcctaacaggattctaattaaactaaattggtattctaataggattctaagtccttttccataactctataaatatgtgcctagggtcaaaAATTTATTGACGtaagattcaagtattcaaaggtaagattttcaagcaaaaatcagccacaaacacttgccctataagccgaaaattcttagaaccttaagggcgattctagttggtcaagcttaaggcggatccggacgtgctgtggactatctacggagggacgacacttggagtcctaaagacttgttcttgttcggttcgggcgcagctagggagtgcacgctacaaagtgtatgcatctgaattatgctaaatgattatgtgtaaataataaatttcctggcattaaggttttccgcatgatttatgttttgtcatatgtatcataacctaacagtggtatcaagagcctcttattatttacataatctaaattgcatgacatggttaaattttacaaatttgcaaagaattaaaaggggtgattaattttcgtaattgattaattgcaaattgcgtttatttaattatatgtacgcagtttttcggcagtttcttcgttactcatccaaatcgagtaatttttgtgtcaactccgcatgtaaaaggcattctaaaattttgacaaaaacagtatttttcggccgaacccagaattcccaaattcgaagcctaactattacttgtcggaggttttagtttttcgaacgcaaaagtttgtgttaaattgaatatttgcgattcttgttgataaatcttgagtttttgattgacctacagtatatgtttaacaaatttgaatgcctagacttgttaattatacaacctaatttgtaattatgattaatttgttgaaattcgaataatttagaattaatttgtttttcataattaattaataatttaattaggtatccatgattaaaatccaccataaaaattgttaatttatgttaaattttaaattttaatgacctagattttaatccatgttaatcggaaattaagtgattaataaattttcgatttttcgccctaaaattatgaaattaatatgatttattaatttgtcattaattttaaattaaaaattttaaatttttatgaaaacgcccataaatgttgcacgcacaaagcaatggaagctacgtgtgacccttaaggggtgttgtatagtgccggcacgcgacgacgagcaagggagctcgtcgcccgtgcggtacaaatgcagcgagcaacgagctatgcggcacgcaaggccctGCGCCTAGGCGTGCGTGCAAGGcgatgagcaagggcatgggcACACAGCACGAGCACGATGCGTGTGGGTAGCAGtgtgctgcgccacgacgcacgaAGCTCGCCCAGGGGCAGCAGCCACGACGCAACGCgaagctgcgcgcagcgtagcccgcaaggctgcgtgtgtgcgtggcatgGGGCGTGTGTGCGTATGGCTGTGCGGGTCGTGTGCTACGATCAATGGCGCGGggcatgggcctcgtagcttgatggggcttgggcgcaagcccaagtgcctcgtctggcaaactattgatgcgtttcattttaatttgaaattttcagttcggaaataattttaattaaatttaaaattaataatttaaatttttttcttggattttaattttgaatattataattattataaatttttatttatactaattattttactaaaattaaacattgaattaatttaaaatcatttaattcaactgaaaaataaattaaataaatgtattcgattataattttatttgagctttaaattttaattaaacttgtatgtttccggttagactagaaatacattttatgtttaaaattagtaaagcatataaagttattggtttaagtgggagcaattttagtcataaactcttgattaggtctacaaatcctttaaggttaaacaacttgattagaattaataaggactgaataattggtagattattggttcccttgattaattgctgcaaatatttatgtgatgcttacaatgtgtttttactaaccaactatgtgggccattcatgttaatgaatgggtgaatggtatatattgtatatgtactgttttgcaggttatgaagtgactagtatggcccaaataggatagaaaatatggtctacataccattaatttgaatgtaattggtctaatgcaccaaaatttgtttttcaattcaaatatggtctgcgtaccatcaaatagttgtaattagtttaattattgcttatcctatttgaagaaaatggcgcctcccatggtgaaattcaagacgaagtttccaatccattttcaagacggactttgaagttgaagcttcaagatgaagtcgggccatactagatcacaattatcttatgcatgctttaagttatttactgcttttaaatatgtcttaaatatgcatgagattgtggcttgattatgttgcatgattaaggattttagttcacttaaaatctaaccaacatagtaagagccttaagttccaaacttaaaaattgagttaaaaggtgccatgccaaaataacacttacttggatatcctttacatcgatcttagtaataggtttccgccatagtgaggtgttacttatcgatactaaaggggtaaggtacacaaataattgtgagtacgtgttagttttggtgaaactcaacgatataagtaaggagtccttttatgtcgtggaaaaattgataggtttacctaataagctcttagacgtacctattaaccaagagtagtttctagactattagcaaaaggcttttgcttacctaaaagattttagaattgagtctaaatacataatgtgcttaataccgcttgaggttcttacttcggtaatgactcaaacaatggaagctaggatttAATGatgagtct contains:
- the LOC130461917 gene encoding uncharacterized protein, with protein sequence MIEDEIIPLPNVRKPNNNKSPLGSCHISLDQLENMNFDPTVYITPQGAPLAMVPMDQIEREVCGVWEDDAEDIYLSQISGQDLFTETWPGHSPIDTTPQEPEVDNLTRSGRVYQQDIRPPPGDDIPVRHTPENVRHTTVAEVIENPLLKQLKRTKAEITIWDLMCTSKEHRKKLIRSLDLISVPTDITPDLLVSHVTRDVEEKAIVFTDKDLPKEGGAHNKALYLVVGCKGQNIPLALVDNGSAVNVCPLRTAHCLGLGNNDFQTSTQGVRAYDNSRRPALGKINLTIQTGPVARTTEFQIIDITPIFNLLLRRPWLHDLGGVASTLHQMVKLNHNGVILEIRAPPLDVSCTMVGTTDAAKDLYGFQVDEVIQVIEDYNLAFLDPRASRVIPKMLLAQGYFLGTPLGIRKKNNMFHPPPNKTTPFGLVYTPTEEDIAATCLGYALSQPRQNKPPFFPHAKEPSTVCLSEKEKNTHAATSLNPLFRMAC